The Nocardia sp. NBC_00508 nucleotide sequence TCGCATGATCACGAAGATGGCCAGGCCCGCGACCAGGTAGGCCAAGATGAGAGCGGGGCCGGCCTGCTCGATCGCACCGCCCGCACCGTAGAACAGGCCGGTGCCGATCGCGCCGCCGATGGCGATCATCTGGATGGTGCGTGGGTTCAGGCCCCGTGCGTAGCCTTCCGAGTCGCCGCTGTCCGCCGGGTCCAGCGGTCGCGCGTCCTGAAGGTGACGGTCGGAAGTTGTCATCGCGTTCCTTCCCTCGCTGGGCGTCGACGCGCCGACGCGGTGGTCGGTGGATGCGTCGAACACGACCTCGAAGCATCGCAAGTTCGGCATGAATCAGCCCGCCACGCTACCGCCCCGCGACGCAACACCGTGACGCCGGGCGGCCGATGGCTACCGGATCGGACCTCTCGCATGCCATCATCGGTTCGATACTGATGAGCATCTGTCATGACTGAAAACGCAATACGGCCGTCGCACCCGCGCCGCTACGCCCTCCGCACCGTCATCGCCCTGATCGCGGTCGTCGCCGTCCTCATCGGCGCGGCGTTCGCGACGACGGCGCTCCTGCGCATCCCGGCGCCGCCGACATTGCTGAACCTCATGGTGGACCCGCCCTCCACCCAGGGCGCGCTGTTCGAGAGCCGGATGGTGGCCGCCTCCGCCACGCCACGTCCGCTACCCGTCGCGGCGCGACCGCTGCCGGACCGGGTCCCGTGGAAAGGCAGGCACGTCTCGGTCGCCGAGTTCCTGGGCACCACACACACCAATTCGTTCCTCGTCCTGCGCGGCGGGGCCCTGACCCACGAGTGGTACCGCGACGGCGTCACGGCGACCACACGCCAGTCCTCGTGGTCGGTGGTGAAATCCATCGTGTCGCTGCTCACCGGCCGCGCCATCGACGCGGGAAAGCTCCGCGAAGACGATCGGCTGGTGGACATACTCCCCCGGCTGGCGACCGGCGGCGCCTACGACCGCGTCACCATCCGCGACCTGCTGGACATGGCCTCCGGCGTCGACGTCGACGAGAACTACAACAAGTACATGCCGCTGACCGGCACCGCCCGCATGTATCTCACCGAAGACCTCGACGGATTCGTCCGCGAGCACCGCGGCCTGCGATTCGACCCCGGAACGGCGGGCCAGTACCGCAGTGTGGACACCCAGCTGCTCGGCATGGCGCTGGCGAAGGTCGAGGGGATGCCGCTGGGCGAGGTGTTGCGGCGCGATATCTGGGGTCCGATCGGCGCACAGGACGACGCGTTGTGGAACCTCGACCGCGCGGGCGGACAGGAGAAGGGGTTCTGCTGCCTGAATGCCACGGCCCGCGATTTCGCCAAGATCGGCCAGCTGGTGCTGGACGGCGGACGTGCGGGCGAAGCGCAGATCGTGCCGCCCGCGTGGATCGAGCGCATCCGCACTCCGGCCCCGCACCAGGTCGGCGATTGGCGTTATGGCGCGCAGTGGTGGCACCCGACCGGCGGGGACGGCGCGGACCTGACCGCCGTCGGGGTCTACGGCCAGTACGTCTACGTCGACCCGCCGAGCGGCACGGTCATCGTCAAGCTCAGCGACCACGGGACCAGCCAGGACGAGCAGGAGACGGTCGAGGTGTTCCGCACGATCGCGCGCGGTTGACGCGGCCTCGAAATACACCGGGCACGCGGGGCGTTGGGACTGGGGATCCGCACTCTGGAGGAGACCCATGATCGACGTCCCGATGTCCGTACTGGATCTCGCGCCGGTGCAGTCCGGCCGCACCGTCGGCGAGGGGCTCGACGCGACCACCGAATTGGCCAGGCGCACCGAGGCTTTGGGCTATCACCGGTTCTGGGTCGCCGAACACCACAACATGCCGGGCATCGCCAGCTCGGCGCCGAGCGTGCTGCTGGCCCATCTGGCGGCCGTCACCGCGACCATTCGGGTGGGTTCCGGCGGGGTGATGCTGCCCAACCACGCTCCGCTGGTGGTCGCCGAGCAATTCGGCACCCTGCACGCGCTGCATCCCGGACGGGTCGACCTGGGTATCGGACGCGCGCCGGGGACCGACCAGGCGACCGCCCGTGCGCTGCGGCGGACCGAGAACGGACTGTCGGCGGAGTCGTTCCCGCAGGAACTCGCCGCGTTGCTGGGCTACTTCCGCGGCGCCGATCCCCAAGGCATCGCCGCCACCCCGGGCCGGGGTGAGGAACCGGAGATCTGGCTGCTCGGCTCCAGCGGCTACAGCGCGCAGGTCGCCGCGATGCTCGGCCTGCCGTTCGCCTTCGCCCACCACATCAGCCCGGACAACACCGAGCCCGCGCTGGCGCTGTACCGCGAGCACTTCCGGCCCTCGGCGCAGCTGGAACGCCCGTACGCGATGGTCGCCCTCTCGGCCATCTGCTCCGACACCGACGAGCGCGCCGAAACCCTCGCCGGACCCCGCGACCTGGCCTTCCTGAGTCTGATCCGCGGCAAGCCGCAGGCACTCGCGACGCCGGAGGAGGCGGCCGCGTTCCGGCCCTCGGAGCACGAACGCGCGTTCATCCAGCAGCGCCGGGCCGGGCAGCTGCAGGGCTCGCCGGAGACGGTGCGCGGTCAGCTCGCCGACCTGCTGCGGCGCACCGATCCCGACGAGCTGATGATCAACACGCTGGTCTACGACATCGACGACCGCGTGCGCTCGTTCGAGCTGCTCAAAGAAAAGGTCGCCGCTCGAGCAACGGCAGACGCCGCCGGGAGCCGGTGAGTCAGTGCAGCCGGAAGCCGTGGTTGGCCAGCGATTCGCGCAGCCGGTGCCTGCCGTTGAGGCTGGTCGCCGAGGCGAGCCTGGCCAGTACGCGCTCGGTCCAGGAATGCGAGAGTTGTTGCTCGGCATAGAATTCCGCGATCCGGCCCTCGTATTCGGCCACATGCGCGCGCTGCGCGTCCAGATCGTAGGTCTCCCGGTGCAGGACAGCCGCCTGCGGCAGGCGGGGCTTCACCCGCGCGTCCTCGGTGGGATCGGGGTGGCCGACCACCAGGCCGAAGACCGCGAACACCTGCGGCGGCAAGGCCAGTTCGGCCGCGACCTGTTCCGGCTTGTTGCGCAGCGCGCCGATGTAGACGGTGCCGAGTCCGAGCGATTCCGCTGCGACGACGGCGTTCTGCGCCGCCAGCGCGGCATCGATGAATCCGACATAGCTGGACTCGAGATAGTCGGCGCCTTCCAGCGGCGCGCCGCGGTCGTCGGCGAGCTGGCGCAGTCGCGCGAAATCGGCCGTCCATACCAGGAGCACCGGCGCCTGCACGATGTGGCCCTGGTCCCCCGCGAGCGCGGCGAGGCGCGCCTTGCGCTGCGGATCGCGCACCGCGATGACGCTCCACACCTGCAGATTCGACGAGGTCGGCGCCGACTGCGCAGCGGAGATCAACAGGCGCAACGTGGCGTCAGGGACCGGGTCGGGCAGATAGCGGCGCACCGAACGATGCTCGTGCAGCACCTGCAAGACGTGGTTCCACTGCGGCGGCTCGACCGGGTCGGAGTCGCGGTAGCGCTGCTGCACGGTATGGGTCGGTGTCGGCACGAACTGCGTCATGCTCATCATCCTCACTCCCGCGCGGACGCGCCGTCAGCGGTTGTACGCGGGCTGAACCGAACACAGGTAGGGTAAGTAAGGCAATCCTAATTATTGACTTATCGGAGGTTCACTTGGCCCGCCCCCGCACCACCCTCACCGTGCAACGCACCGAGTGGCTGACCCCGCATCTCATCCGGGTTCATCTCGGCGGCCCCGGCTTCAGCGCATTCCAGCCCAGCGAGTGCACCGACTCGTATGTGAAGTTCATCTTCCCGCGCGACGGGATCGACGTGTTGCGCACCTACACCGTCCGCTCGGTGGACCCGGTCGCCGGGGAGATCGCAGTGGATTTCGTCTTCCACGGCCCGGAGGGAATCGCGGGACCGTGGGCGGCCGCGGTTGCGCCCGGCGAAACCATCGACCTGTTCGGTCCCGGCGGCGCCTACTCGCCCCGCCCGGACGCCGACTGGCACCTGCTGGCCGGTGACGAGGCGGCCCTGCCCGCCATCGCCGCCGCGCTCGAGGCGATGCCGGGAGACGCGACCGGACTCGTGTTCGTCGAAGTCGCCGGTCCGGACGACGAGCTGCCGCTGAAGAAGCCGGACGGCATCGAGCTGACCTGGCTGCACCGCGGCGCCCGCCCGCCGGGGGACCTGCTCGCCGAGACGGTTCGCCAGGCCCCGTGGGCGCCGGGACAGGTCCAGGTGTTCATCCATGGCGAGGCCAAGGCGGTGATGCACGACCTGCGCCGTTACGTGCGCAAGGAGCGCGGCGTATCCGCCGAGTGGGCGGCATCGATCTCCGGCTACTGGCGCCGCGGGCGCACCGAGGAGGGCTTCCGCGAGTGGAAGGCCGAACTCACCGCGGCCGAGGCGGCACGTTAGTCACCCCATTCGCTGGACGCCAGGATCGCTTCCCAGGTCAGGTACGGGAGTTCGGGGTGGCGCTGGCGCAGGAGCTCACCGGCCAAGCTCGCGGGCGGGGCCTTGCGCGGATTCGCCAAGGCTTGGGCCTCGACCAGGTCGGCGAGCGCGCGGCTACCGCCCAGCCGCGGATACGCGGCGTGCACCAGGTCGGCGAATCCGGGTGGCAGGTCGGTCGGCGCACCCCCGATATCGAGACCGATGCCCTCCACCGCGATCCACGTTTCCGGCGGTCGGCGACGGCGCCATACCGGCGAATCGGTGAATCCCGCGGTGTGCGCGGCGATCGCGTCCCAGATCGTGTCCACCCTGCCATCGGTGACCCCGTTGTCCTCGAGAAAGCGCGCCGCGTAGTCGGCGCCGTCGAGCTCGAATCTCTGATCGCCGCCTGCGATGTCGGACAACCCGACATCGTGCAGCGCGCAGATGAGATACATGGTTTCCTCGTCGTAGTCGACGCCCGGTCGCATGCCCTGCTGCTCGGCGATGGCGCGTCCGAAAAAGAAGCTGCGCACGCTGTGATTGCGCAGCGCCGCCATCAGGTGGGCGGCGATCAGCTCATTCGCCTTGCCCGCCAGTGCAGTCGGCGGGAAGTTCAACGAAAGTGGCTGTGCCATAGCTGGTTTCGCAACCATCGCGTAGGCGCCTGCGGCAACGCCCGCGCCCATAGCGGCACGGCGTGATATCGACATGGTCGACTCCCTGGTGAGTGGTGGTGGATCAGTGCGCGGGCGCGCGAAAGCGCCTGCGGTAGTCGCTCGGCGAGATGCCGAGCAATTCGACGAAAGTGCGGCGCATCGTCTCTTCGGAGCCGAACCCGCTGCGGCGTGCGATCACCGCCATCGGCTCGTCGCCGGATTCGAGCAGTGCCTGCGCGGCCTCGAGCCGGACCTGCTTGACGTAGTGCCCCGGCGTCATGCCGATCTCCCGGCGGAACAGCCTGCTCAGGTGGCGTTCGCTCAGCGCGGCGCGGGCGGCCATCGCCGCC carries:
- a CDS encoding NADPH-dependent oxidoreductase, whose product is MTQFVPTPTHTVQQRYRDSDPVEPPQWNHVLQVLHEHRSVRRYLPDPVPDATLRLLISAAQSAPTSSNLQVWSVIAVRDPQRKARLAALAGDQGHIVQAPVLLVWTADFARLRQLADDRGAPLEGADYLESSYVGFIDAALAAQNAVVAAESLGLGTVYIGALRNKPEQVAAELALPPQVFAVFGLVVGHPDPTEDARVKPRLPQAAVLHRETYDLDAQRAHVAEYEGRIAEFYAEQQLSHSWTERVLARLASATSLNGRHRLRESLANHGFRLH
- a CDS encoding serine hydrolase domain-containing protein, which produces MTENAIRPSHPRRYALRTVIALIAVVAVLIGAAFATTALLRIPAPPTLLNLMVDPPSTQGALFESRMVAASATPRPLPVAARPLPDRVPWKGRHVSVAEFLGTTHTNSFLVLRGGALTHEWYRDGVTATTRQSSWSVVKSIVSLLTGRAIDAGKLREDDRLVDILPRLATGGAYDRVTIRDLLDMASGVDVDENYNKYMPLTGTARMYLTEDLDGFVREHRGLRFDPGTAGQYRSVDTQLLGMALAKVEGMPLGEVLRRDIWGPIGAQDDALWNLDRAGGQEKGFCCLNATARDFAKIGQLVLDGGRAGEAQIVPPAWIERIRTPAPHQVGDWRYGAQWWHPTGGDGADLTAVGVYGQYVYVDPPSGTVIVKLSDHGTSQDEQETVEVFRTIARG
- a CDS encoding HD domain-containing protein → MSISRRAAMGAGVAAGAYAMVAKPAMAQPLSLNFPPTALAGKANELIAAHLMAALRNHSVRSFFFGRAIAEQQGMRPGVDYDEETMYLICALHDVGLSDIAGGDQRFELDGADYAARFLEDNGVTDGRVDTIWDAIAAHTAGFTDSPVWRRRRPPETWIAVEGIGLDIGGAPTDLPPGFADLVHAAYPRLGGSRALADLVEAQALANPRKAPPASLAGELLRQRHPELPYLTWEAILASSEWGD
- a CDS encoding LLM class flavin-dependent oxidoreductase, with the translated sequence MIDVPMSVLDLAPVQSGRTVGEGLDATTELARRTEALGYHRFWVAEHHNMPGIASSAPSVLLAHLAAVTATIRVGSGGVMLPNHAPLVVAEQFGTLHALHPGRVDLGIGRAPGTDQATARALRRTENGLSAESFPQELAALLGYFRGADPQGIAATPGRGEEPEIWLLGSSGYSAQVAAMLGLPFAFAHHISPDNTEPALALYREHFRPSAQLERPYAMVALSAICSDTDERAETLAGPRDLAFLSLIRGKPQALATPEEAAAFRPSEHERAFIQQRRAGQLQGSPETVRGQLADLLRRTDPDELMINTLVYDIDDRVRSFELLKEKVAARATADAAGSR
- a CDS encoding siderophore-interacting protein is translated as MARPRTTLTVQRTEWLTPHLIRVHLGGPGFSAFQPSECTDSYVKFIFPRDGIDVLRTYTVRSVDPVAGEIAVDFVFHGPEGIAGPWAAAVAPGETIDLFGPGGAYSPRPDADWHLLAGDEAALPAIAAALEAMPGDATGLVFVEVAGPDDELPLKKPDGIELTWLHRGARPPGDLLAETVRQAPWAPGQVQVFIHGEAKAVMHDLRRYVRKERGVSAEWAASISGYWRRGRTEEGFREWKAELTAAEAAR